DNA sequence from the Oxalobacteraceae sp. CFBP 8761 genome:
ATGCGCCGCTCGAGAAGGATTACACGCTGCTGGGCGACGTGCTGGGCAAGGTCAGCGAGTCGAAGGCCTACCTCAATGCGATGAACCTGGATAACGCCTACACGCGCCAGACCACGCTGGCACTGGAAAAAATGGCGTGGGACGGCGTACTTGCCAACAAGGGCAACGCCGACTTCCAGCGCCGCTGGTTCAACCAGTACGTGAGCGTTGCCAGCAGCCCGGACGCGCTGGCGCGCCTGGCCGGCATCCTCGATGGCAAGGTCGACGCCGCGGGCGTGCCGGTGGGTCAGCCACAGCGCTGGTCGATCATCGCGCGCCTGAACCGGTACAACCACCCGGGCGCGTTCGACCTGATCGCGCAGGAGTCCGCACGTGACAAGTCGGACGCCGGCCAGATCGCGGCCGTGGCAGCCACGGTCGTGCGCCCTGACGCCGCCGTCAAGGCGGACTGGGTCAAGCAGATCGAAGACCAGAAGACGGCGTTGCCGTTCTCGCGTATCCGCACCGCGATGGGCAGCATCTTCCCGGCTGAACAGGGCGCGCTCAATGAGCGCGATGCCGATGCGCGCCTGGCACGCCTGCCGCAGGTGGACAAGACGGGCGGCCCGGTCTTCATGCGCGCGTATGCCGGCACGATGATCCCGGCGACCTGCACGCCGAAAAGCGTGGCGCGCCTGAGCCGCGCGGCAGCCACGATGACTGACCTGTCGGCGTTCACGCGCCGCACGCTGCTCGACACGCTGCAGGACGATCAGCGCTGCGTGGCGATCAAGGCAAAGCTGAACGCACCAAAAGGCTGATCGCCACATGCTGGCTGCCGGGGTCCTGACGCCGCGCCGCAGGCCCGGCTGGCCGCTTGCGGTCACGCTGGGTCTGCACCTGCTGCTGGGCTGGTGGTGGTTGCAGGCGACCGGCGTACGGGTGCTGCCGGCGGTTGTGTCGGCGCCCCGTGAATTCATCGTGGTAGCGGTGTTGGCGCCTGCGCCTTCCCGTCCTTCCACTGCCCCCGCTGCACCCGCTGCACCCGCTGCCGCAGCGTCACCACGACCGTGCGCAACGCAGGCAATTCCTGCGCGCGCCGTTCCTGCCGCGCCGACAGTGGCGCCACAACCGCTCACGCCAGCGCCTGCTGACACTGCGCCGCCTGCGGCCACGAGCGAACCTGCTGCAGATCCCTTCCCCACCCCGTCCGCCTCAGCACAAGACACCACCGCCCCAGGCGACGACAGCCTGGCCAGCCGCGGCAAACGCACGGCGGGCGCGATCGACCACGAGCTGCGCAAGGGGAAACTGGCGCCGCTCGATCCGGGCGACAGCAAATGGCAGCGCTTCGCGGAGGCCGTCGGCAATGCCCGCGTGGACACCTCGCGCACGCTGATATCGGAAAGTTATACGGCGCCGGACGGGGTTGTCGTGTACCGCTTCCGCCTGGGCGGGCGCACCTGGTGTCGCACCGGCGGCGACATCAGGCCGAGCCCGTTCGGCGCCCAGGCTGGCGGCGCAGCGCTGTTCGACAAGGCCGGTGGTGGCGGCTTCGCTGGCACGGTCCGATGCCCGACCCGGGTAGTGTTCAAACCCGACTGAGCCACTGACAGGCCGCACAGTCGCCGTCCACCGTCACGCTGCCCTGCCGTAAAATGGCCGCTTGCGGCGCTCTGCCGCTTACGGAGACAACACATTGGACTGGGATTATCCGCAACCGTTCATCCTGGCGGTGACGCCGCAGGCCGGCGACATCGATGGCCTGAACCACACCAACAATGCCGTGTACGTGCGCTGGTGCGAGCAGGCCGGCTGGGCGCACTCCGACAGCCTCGGCCTGTCACTCGACGACTACCGGCGCCTCGACCGGGCGATGGCGATCCGGCGCGGCGAATACGATTACCTGCTGCCGACGTTCGTCGGCGAAGCGCTGCGCCTGGCCACCTGGCTCGTTGGCGGCGACGGCAAGCTGTCGATGGAACGGCGCTTCCAGCTCGTGCGCGACAGCGATGGTGCCACGGTGCTGCGCGGGCGCTGGGACCTGGTCTGCATCGAACTCTCGAGCGGCCGGCCGCGCCGCATGCCCGCCGAATTCCTGGACACGTACATGCCGGTGATCGTGGGCGGCCTGCCTACAGGATCTCGCTGACGCGCGTGAATGGCCGGCACAGTCGCACACCCTTGGGTGTCACGACAAATGGCCGCTCGATCAGAATCGGATGCGCGACCATCGCGTCCAGCAGCGCAGCGTCGCTGGTGCCCGGCTGGTCCAGCCCCAATTCGGTGAAGACCGCTTCCTTGCTGCGCACGGCCTCCCGCACCGTGATGCCTGCATCGGCAATCAAGCGGGTCAGCGTGTCACGTGTCGGCGGGTTGGCCAGATAGTCGATGATCTGCGGTTCATGACAGGCGTCGCGGATGGCGGCCAGCGTGTTGCGCGACGTGCCGCAGCGGGCATTGTGATAAATCGTGATAGCCATGGTCATAGCAATGGTGTTTTTCTATTCATGGTGTGGTGAATCGGACAACGACATGATAACCACAGCGCATACCCGTCACCACTATTTTGCTTGTTCCCCCTTCCGGGCCGGGCTAGAATCGCACGCTTGATTTTATCGAGCGTAAGAACTGCAGCCGTTGCAGATGACTGACGCCACCCTCCGGAGACCCGATGACCGACTACTTGCTGCGCCCTGCAGCCCTGCCCACCCTGCGCCAGCGCGCGGCGCTGCGTGTACTGCAGTGCTTCGGCTGGAAGGTGTTCTTCAAACCGTTGCCAGGGCCGCACGGTGTTTGCGTCATCTATCCGCATACGTCGAACTGGGATTTCCCGATCGGCCTGCTGGCCACGTGGGCCATGGGCACGCAGTTCAAGTGGCTGGCCAAGGACACGCTGTTCCGGGGACCGATGGGCCGCCTGATGCGCCACTGGGGCGGCGTCCCGGTCGACCGCCGCGCGCCGATGGGCGCGACGCGCCAGCTGGCTGACACCATGCTCGCCGCGCCATCGTTCTGGATCGGCATCACGCCGGAAGGCACGCGCGCCTATCGTCCCAACTGGAAAAGCGGCTTCTACCACCTCGCTGTCACGGCCAATGTGCCGATGGTGCTGGTGCGTTTTGACTATGGCAAGAAAGAGCTGAGCCTGGTCGACACGATGACACCGACCGGTGACGTCGAGCGCGACATGGACGCCATCCGCGCCGTCTACGTCGGCAGCCAGGCGCTGTACCCGGAGAATGCTGCGCCGATCGTGCTGGCGCCGCCACGCGACGAGCAATCCGCGCAGCGCAAGCGGGCCTGAACGCCGCGGGCTCAGTCCCGCGGCGGCGAACCCGCCAGCTGGTCCCACGCAATGGCGGCGCTCAGGAACACCTGGCCATCGAGTTTGCCCAACAAGTCGCTTTCCTTGAGCCGGTCCATGACCGGCCCCTTCACTTCCGCCAGGTGCAGCAGCACCCCGCGCTGGCGTAGCGAACTGATCAGCTCTTCGAGCCCGAACAGCGCCGACGTGTCGATCGCATTCACGGCCGACAGCACCAGCACCAGATGGCGCGTCCCCGGATGGGCGACGAGTTCTTCGTCGATGCGCTCGTTGACCGCATCCACATTGCCGAAGAACAGGCCGGCATCGACCCGCAGCATCAACAGCCCCGGCGTCGTCTCGGCCGAATAGCGCTCCACGTTGCGGAAGTGTTCGGTGCCATGGATGCGGCCCAGCACCGCGATATGCGGCCGGCTGGCGCGCCAGATCAGCACGACCATCGACAGCGCCACGCCCACCAGCACGCCGGCTTCGACGCCCAGCAGCAGCACCCCGCCGGCGGTAGCCAGCAGCGCCAGCGCATCGGCGCGGTCGTAGCGCCAGGCGGTGCGCAGCGTCGACAGGTCGAGCATCCCGAGCACCGCAACGATGATTGTTGCGGCCAGTGTGGGCAGCGGCAGCAGTGCGAGCCAGCCGGTGGGCAGCACGAGCGCCAGCGCCAGCAGGCCGGCGGTGATCATGCTGGCCAGTTGCGTGTTGGCGCCGGCCGCGAAATTGACGGCCGAACGCGACAGACTGCCGGTGACGGGAAAGCCGCCGGTCAGCGCGCTGCCGACGTTGGCCGCGCCCAGGCCCACCAGTTCGCGGTTGCTGACCAGTTTTTCGCCGCCCCGCTTGAGCGCCAGCGCCTGCGCGCCCGACATGCTGATCAGGAACACCATGAAGCCAATCAAGAGCGCCGGTTGGAGCAGCGCTTGCCAGTGCTGCGACGACGTCGCCAGGTTCAGCCCCGGCAAACCGGTCGGCACGGCGCCCGTCGTCGCCACCCCCATCTGCACAAGACCCAGCTGCTGCACGAGCGCCATCGCGCCCAGCACGACGGCAATCGGCGCCAGCTTGGACCCGACGTCGGCCGCCGCTGCCGGCACGCGCAGCCGGCGCAGCAGCGGCGCCAGGTGACTGCGCGCGGCCAACAGCAGCACGAGCGAACCGACGCCCAGCAGGATGCTTGGCCAGTGCGGCGTCATGCCGATCTCGATGGGGCCGCCCACCAGCGTGCGCAACTGCCCCCACGCGATGACGATCGCCGAGCCGATGGTGAAGCCGCTCATCACGGGTCGCGAAAAGAAGTTGGCGAGAAAGCCGATGCGCAGCAGCCCGCACAGCAGCAGGACCAGGCCGGACAACAGGGCCAGTTGCGCGGCCAGCACGCCATACAGCGCCGTGCCCGGCGTGGCCAGTGGCGCCAGCGTGGACGCCGTCATCAGGGAAATGATCGCCATCGGCCCGACCGATTGCGTGGTGCTGGTACCGAACAGCGCATACAGCAAGGGCGGGACGATGCTGGCATAGATGCCGACCGCCGGCGGCAGGCCCGCCACCAGGGCGTAGGCCATGCCCTGCGGGATCATCATCATCGCCACCACGATGCCGGCGCTGATATCGCCCGGCAGCGCGGCGCGCCGGTACGGGCGCAACCACTCAAGCATGGAAAGTCCTGGCCGGGACGGCCGGAGGTGAAAAGAACGCTAGCGTAGCATGATTACCAGCCCAGGCCGAGCCTCAGGACGCATACTTCAACGGGCCAGCGCCACCAGCCAGATGCCCGCCGCGCCGATGGCCGCAGCCAGTGGCCGGCGCAGGCGCTCGCCCGGAATCGCGCCCAGCAGCATCAGCCCGGCGCTGGCCAGGATGAAGCCGGCGCCGCTGGCCATGCCGGTCAGTTCATTCCCGTGCGCGAGTCCATGCACGAACGCGCAGGCGCCGACGGTAAGTACCGCCATTTGCCGCTGCTGCAGTCGTGGCGCATATGCCGCCAACCCGCCCAGCAGCAGCACGGTCGCCGCGATCGACAGTTCGAGAGCCGGCAACGCGACGCCGCCGCTGCTGGCCGCACCCAGCGCCATCATCACGAGGAACGTCGGTGCGAGCAGGTAGCGGTGCTGCTGGCGGCTCCAGAGGCCAACCGCGAGCAGCGCCAGCAGATGGTCGACGCCCGTCACCGGGTGCAGCAGGCCAGCCACGAAGCCACTGTCGGGCGCGTGTCCGGGATGCGCGGCCGCCGGCAGCGCCAGTGTCAGGGCGGTCACGGCCACGCCCGCGCGGGCCTGGTGGTGGCGGATGGTGTGGTGCAGCGCGCGCAAACTTGTCGTCATGGTTATCTCCCTGGTGTTATTGGTGGACTGCGTCGAGCAGGCCCTGCTCGCGGATGAACGCCACCACGTCCTGCACGCCTTCGCCCGTGCGCAGATTGGTAAACACGAAGGGCCGCTCGCCACGCTGGCGCCGTGCATCGCTCGCCATCACCGCCAGGTCCGCCCCGACGTGCGGCGCCAGATCGGTCTTGTTGATGATCAGGAGGTCCGAGCGC
Encoded proteins:
- a CDS encoding acyl-CoA thioesterase produces the protein MDWDYPQPFILAVTPQAGDIDGLNHTNNAVYVRWCEQAGWAHSDSLGLSLDDYRRLDRAMAIRRGEYDYLLPTFVGEALRLATWLVGGDGKLSMERRFQLVRDSDGATVLRGRWDLVCIELSSGRPRRMPAEFLDTYMPVIVGGLPTGSR
- the arsC gene encoding arsenate reductase (glutaredoxin) (This arsenate reductase requires both glutathione and glutaredoxin to convert arsenate to arsenite, after which the efflux transporter formed by ArsA and ArsB can extrude the arsenite from the cell, providing resistance.); protein product: MAITIYHNARCGTSRNTLAAIRDACHEPQIIDYLANPPTRDTLTRLIADAGITVREAVRSKEAVFTELGLDQPGTSDAALLDAMVAHPILIERPFVVTPKGVRLCRPFTRVSEIL
- a CDS encoding 1-acyl-sn-glycerol-3-phosphate acyltransferase, whose protein sequence is MTDYLLRPAALPTLRQRAALRVLQCFGWKVFFKPLPGPHGVCVIYPHTSNWDFPIGLLATWAMGTQFKWLAKDTLFRGPMGRLMRHWGGVPVDRRAPMGATRQLADTMLAAPSFWIGITPEGTRAYRPNWKSGFYHLAVTANVPMVLVRFDYGKKELSLVDTMTPTGDVERDMDAIRAVYVGSQALYPENAAPIVLAPPRDEQSAQRKRA
- the sulP gene encoding sulfate permease, whose translation is MLEWLRPYRRAALPGDISAGIVVAMMMIPQGMAYALVAGLPPAVGIYASIVPPLLYALFGTSTTQSVGPMAIISLMTASTLAPLATPGTALYGVLAAQLALLSGLVLLLCGLLRIGFLANFFSRPVMSGFTIGSAIVIAWGQLRTLVGGPIEIGMTPHWPSILLGVGSLVLLLAARSHLAPLLRRLRVPAAAADVGSKLAPIAVVLGAMALVQQLGLVQMGVATTGAVPTGLPGLNLATSSQHWQALLQPALLIGFMVFLISMSGAQALALKRGGEKLVSNRELVGLGAANVGSALTGGFPVTGSLSRSAVNFAAGANTQLASMITAGLLALALVLPTGWLALLPLPTLAATIIVAVLGMLDLSTLRTAWRYDRADALALLATAGGVLLLGVEAGVLVGVALSMVVLIWRASRPHIAVLGRIHGTEHFRNVERYSAETTPGLLMLRVDAGLFFGNVDAVNERIDEELVAHPGTRHLVLVLSAVNAIDTSALFGLEELISSLRQRGVLLHLAEVKGPVMDRLKESDLLGKLDGQVFLSAAIAWDQLAGSPPRD
- a CDS encoding HupE/UreJ family protein → MTTSLRALHHTIRHHQARAGVAVTALTLALPAAAHPGHAPDSGFVAGLLHPVTGVDHLLALLAVGLWSRQQHRYLLAPTFLVMMALGAASSGGVALPALELSIAATVLLLGGLAAYAPRLQQRQMAVLTVGACAFVHGLAHGNELTGMASGAGFILASAGLMLLGAIPGERLRRPLAAAIGAAGIWLVALAR